Sequence from the Magallana gigas chromosome 4, xbMagGiga1.1, whole genome shotgun sequence genome:
ACCCTTCCTGGGCTATATTTAATAACAGTGGGAATCTTGAAGCCTTTTATTCTCCTGCTTGGGGTAGACACAGCATGTTCTGTGGCAGGTCTCCGCCTCGTAAACATCCTGTTCCAAGCAGGAACATTTTATGTCCTGAGAGCAATCTACAAAACCATACACTCTACACCCCAGGCAGACAACAAAGTGAGTATTgtgtgaatacatgtacatcatatttttgcatCAAAAATTGATACTTTTCAATGTAAAGGGAATTTAGTATCTTGTGAAGACATACGACATACTATTATATTTAACTTTCAATTGATAGATCAAATGAATGTACATTATGTATAACCAGTACCTGATGTTTTTCAAATTGGCATATCCATTCCAGTgttattcttttttcttcaggAAGCTGACAAAGTGGCCTTGGTGACAGCTATAACCTTGACCTTCTTTCCTTTGCTGCACTTCTTCACCTTTTTGTACTACACTGACCCAGGATCCACTTTCTTTGTCCTGCTGATGTATCTCTTTCATCTTCATGGAAACAAAACATTGGCTGCATTCATGGGTGGAATGTCAATTTTGTTTCGACAGACAAACATTGTCTGGGTCATATTTATGGCTGGTTTGTCTGCAGCAGATGTTATTCAGGATTGGATGAACAACCATGCGCATGTCAAGAAAAAAGACAAAACACAGCAGGCCCCTTTAACAGATGGACAAACCTTTCAGAGTTTCCTGAAATTTCTGTTTGGAGACTTTAAACATGCACCCCAGAAGCTTCTCGGACTGATTGGATGTGTGATAGTGCAGTGTCTTTATTACATCATCACCATGGTACTGTTTGgtttatttgttcatttaaaCAAAGGCATTGTTGTAGGAGACAGGTCCCAGCATGAAGCTTGCTTGAATTTTCCCCAGATCTTTTACTTTGTTTCATTCACCGTTTTATTTCTCGGACCATACATGATCCGTCCAAGTCGGATCAttaatttcattcttttttctgTGAATCATCTAACACTTACTGTAGGATTTTTAGCAATATCTTATgccattgtaaataaatacaccTATGTTCATTTGTATTTAATATCTGATAACAGACACTACACATTCTATGTATGGAGCAAAATCTATGAGAGATTGCCTCAAATCAGGTATGCATTGATCCCATCATATTATTATGGAATCTTTTCTCTTTTGCAAACCATgaagtataaaaatgtattttggaAACTAGTTTTCATTATATGTCTGTTTGCATCAACGATTCCGCAAAAATTACTGGAGTTCCGATATTTTATATTGCCTTACCTATTGTACAGACTCAATGTAAGATTCGTGTCATGGAAGGAGATAGCATTAGAGGTCTTGATATACTTTACTGTCAATGTGTTCACTATTTACATGTTCATAGCCAAACCTTTTAAATGGGGAGATAATGTTGATTTACAGAGATTCATGTGGTGATTTAGTCCAAATTATGATTGGTAGACATGTTTATAGTTTGATTAATGTCATTTTAGGTTTGATTAGGCATGTGTACATCAGTTAAAAAGTGGTACATGTACACTTGTGCGTGTATATGTATAAGTCAATATGTAACACTTTATCTTGTTAATTTTCTATTCTTTGTTGctgtaaattttgatttgtattttatatacatgtattacttttgaaaaatatttttgatagtcAGCTACTTTTTTAGTATGTTTGTTGAAACAAACtgagtaaatgaaaaaaaatttgataaaaaaattgcattgaaTTGTAATAACATTCCATATATCGATAACCACATAACTGATTCAATACCTATGTGAATTGTATTAAGTTTTGTATTCTTGAAGATGCATTTTTTATCGACATATGCAATGAATGTACATGTTACAGTAGTGAACTAACTTTACTTGTACTTttttgctcacctgagctgagagcttaagtgagcttttctgattactTTTTGTCCaacatccgtctgtctgtccgtaaacttttacattttcaatttttttctcagaaccACTGGGCTGATTTCAATTAAACTCGGcccaaagcatccttaggtgaaggggattcatgtttgttaaaatgaagggcaactctctctctttcaatgggagataattaaaatattattgaaaatgtgttggtattttcataaatcttttctcaaaaaccatttggtctgaaaagctgaaatttgtgtggaatcatcctcaggtagtgtagaaatCGTCTACTCAGAAAttatcagccagcaaagctaaaacttgtgtgaaagcatcctaaggtagtgttgattcaaagttgtgaaaatcatgatccccgcgggtagggtggggccacaatgtgggatcgaagttttacataggaatatatagagtaaatctttaaaattctttttctcagaaactaatcagccagcagagctgaaacttgtgtggaagcatcttcaggtagtgtagattcaaagttgtgaaaatcatgactcccgcgcgtagggtggggccacaatggggggtcgaagttttacataggaatatatagagtaaatctttaaaaatcttcttcttagaaactaatcagtcaggaaagctgaaacttgtgtggaagcatcctcaggtagtgtagattcaaagttgtgaaaatcatgatcccccaggtgtagggtggggccacaatggggggtcaaagtttaacaaatgaatatatagagtaaatcttttaaaatcttcttctcagaaactaatcagccagataattctttataattgttaagacttaggccccaggacaattctttggcctccaagaaggttcagagtttgatgtaggtttatatcccatatataaactattgttaatgatctttttgagaactgaaatttgtgtggaatcatcctcaggtagtgtagaaatCGTctactcagaaactaatcagccagcagagctgaaacttgtgtggaagcatcttcaggtagtgtagattcaaagttgtgaaaatcatgactcccgcgcgtagggtggggccacaatggggggtcgaagttttacataggaatatatagagtaaatctttaaaaatcttcttcttagaaactaatcagtcaggaaagctgaaacttgtgtggaagcatcctcaggtagtgtagattcaaagttgtgaaaatcatgatcccccaggtgtagggtggggccacaatggggggtcaaagtttaacaaatgaatatatagagtaaatcttttaaaatcttcttctcagaaactaatcagccagataattctttataattgttaagacttaggccccaggacaattctttggcctccaagaaggttcagagtttgatgtaggtttatatcccatatataaactattgttaatgatctttttgagaactgcaatactcaacatatgatatgactataaaatcatcctgttagaaaagggactaatgattataaacataagaatatccaggggaaaaatggattttatttatacaggatctacatgtattattgtacattgtccagattgtttgtattatgactcgaTTATaatctgattttatcataccttttGTTCATCAGGTGAGCGACTTGGCcgatgggcctcttgtttaaattaaacgattatattcagaacagagttatcgttcatGTTTAACCATTTCAAGGAGTTATCTTAATTTAATCGAAACGCGACGACGACGATCAACAACGGAAAACGTAAGGAGCGATAATTCGGCTGTGTTTgatatggtgttccgatgaggcacttcgaccttcgcactttcgcctatagggcgaagatgcgacggcgaagcccGAAGATGCATGCAAAGGCaagcgcggatccagaaaatttttccagggggggtccgaaggataattgtgtttgccagggggggtccgaggcatattttcgcgataattttactatgtaaatttaataaattttcattttccagggggggggggggggggggtcgggacccccccccccccgacccccccccccctctagatccgcgcatgcaaaGGCGAACATGCAAAGTTGCGAAGGCAAAGAAGCGATACTattatcgcttcttcgccttcgcaacttcgccttcgcatcttcgccttcgcctttttataattgtggagctctctatcgtttaaagacaattttagctgtataatAGGCAGATACGAGATGAcgttgaatttattttcaacaattcctctgcagatccataactttttctAGGGGGTGGGGTGGAGGTGTCGAGGGATAATtgtatttgggggggggggggggggggggtagaggcACATTTGgaaatttcattatatataattattaaaatgaaattttccgGAGGGGGGATGGGAtccggaccccctctccccctttACTGTGTGAAGTTATCCATATTGaatttccagggggggggggtccggatcccctctccccctctagatccatgcatgagcaaggaatggtgcataatgaaattagaatgttactgtgtttgatccacggtaaacagacaacTGGTAAGTGACACGATTCTGGAAGTGCATAGGTATATACATCTTGGCGGACATAACATTTTATGTgaagtatataattattaggCATAACCAGCACtgataaacataattttattatactttcatgttaaatactgaaatctgattggtttagacccAGTTAATGATCCGTCCTATTATCCTTAGCGTAAGCAACACACTTaacaacgggtaacacaacgaaatgttacatgcgcgtaaattatgcgcgtacggttcgccgtggaattcacgtcatttttatataaaagcagtaaagaaaatatctaaaattaagacattcagtttaataaaataaatagtgctttgcgtcggttgacaatggttttctcggggtgtcagtttcaactgttaccctcccaaacaggcactatttatataatgtcacatgtacacattaGAATACAATATATGTGTAAACATTCATAATAAGCACAATGGCTAAGCGCATGCGACCAATAATATCacggattaatcggaaaacctaagcgagtacggtgcctgcatcaaattctatgtaatcgaccgagactttctgaatgcaatcaaaaaaggcgaaggcgagagttcgaagttgcgaaggcgaggaTCGATAGTAGTATCGTTTCTTCGCTTTCGCCAtagcatcttcgcgcttcgccgtcgcatcttcgccgtcgcaccttcgcactttctcCCTCGCAACTTGGCACTCTCGCATCATCGCCCTATAGGCGAAGGTcaaagtggccccatcggaacaccatagttTGATGAACTTGATCAGGAAATCACTGAGACTAAAATAAAGACTGcaatattaaatcttaaaaaaacaaaagccATGGAACAGACTTGCtgattaatgaatattttattgaatttaaaaacatccTCCTCCCTATTACACACAAAAAATGTGGGCAAGATTTAAC
This genomic interval carries:
- the LOC105332981 gene encoding dol-P-Glc:Glc(2)Man(9)GlcNAc(2)-PP-Dol alpha-1,2-glucosyltransferase isoform X1, which encodes MTFYISTVKELTMGHAAEISVFVSILIVNLIVMYCINQVQQSPYMDEIFHIRQAKHYCHGNFTVWDPMITTLPGLYLITVGILKPFILLLGVDTACSVAGLRLVNILFQAGTFYVLRAIYKTIHSTPQADNKEADKVALVTAITLTFFPLLHFFTFLYYTDPGSTFFVLLMYLFHLHGNKTLAAFMGGMSILFRQTNIVWVIFMAGLSAADVIQDWMNNHAHVKKKDKTQQAPLTDGQTFQSFLKFLFGDFKHAPQKLLGLIGCVIVQCLYYIITMVLFGLFVHLNKGIVVGDRSQHEACLNFPQIFYFVSFTVLFLGPYMIRPSRIINFILFSVNHLTLTVGFLAISYAIVNKYTYVHLYLISDNRHYTFYVWSKIYERLPQIRYALIPSYYYGIFSLLQTMKYKNVFWKLVFIICLFASTIPQKLLEFRYFILPYLLYRLNVRFVSWKEIALEVLIYFTVNVFTIYMFIAKPFKWGDNVDLQRFMW
- the LOC105332981 gene encoding dol-P-Glc:Glc(2)Man(9)GlcNAc(2)-PP-Dol alpha-1,2-glucosyltransferase isoform X2 is translated as MGCMGEIMMDQIRIQTRAPLFSSQWDPMITTLPGLYLITVGILKPFILLLGVDTACSVAGLRLVNILFQAGTFYVLRAIYKTIHSTPQADNKEADKVALVTAITLTFFPLLHFFTFLYYTDPGSTFFVLLMYLFHLHGNKTLAAFMGGMSILFRQTNIVWVIFMAGLSAADVIQDWMNNHAHVKKKDKTQQAPLTDGQTFQSFLKFLFGDFKHAPQKLLGLIGCVIVQCLYYIITMVLFGLFVHLNKGIVVGDRSQHEACLNFPQIFYFVSFTVLFLGPYMIRPSRIINFILFSVNHLTLTVGFLAISYAIVNKYTYVHLYLISDNRHYTFYVWSKIYERLPQIRYALIPSYYYGIFSLLQTMKYKNVFWKLVFIICLFASTIPQKLLEFRYFILPYLLYRLNVRFVSWKEIALEVLIYFTVNVFTIYMFIAKPFKWGDNVDLQRFMW